A single Anopheles arabiensis isolate DONGOLA chromosome 2, AaraD3, whole genome shotgun sequence DNA region contains:
- the LOC120897343 gene encoding uncharacterized protein LOC120897343 — protein sequence MDMTEWKCFVIIGLVLINYHVGMSKAEDKNTEQLADHNVTLVITDIVEMKQGAVKQPVKDWRDPLYRKNQLANTPTYLRPNVKEVFMSMQTRVKRELQNIATETHTKTEDGDENLPVPEKQSMNTQPIIRKEAWVKPAQMHLEFQSKKVKEEIDSDAEESILIQEGIKSRAPKVNFITQQRKSGFTPSDTLERTNDKLIQELYKKPQRSLNYEHPWTYDSFMATSQSPMYPQIHNKYDSFHRDMINRMHPPAPHHFDHYYERRHDVEYDSYFPRYKFPYYYYYPDMRYDVPLHYRDRNNLYPTEQLTRAIPSYNRPLPTTVVPPTMRNRRIIYFATLPEIVRKHPKENIMNDRLYQGDRYSTYTMKYFYPSSAYKYPRPAKKANKDDKYVSSKPIKIVREADVIENRQSSIRDLQKINLELQPKTSANFRG from the coding sequence GGAATGAGTAAAGCGGAAGATAAAAATACGGAACAACTGGCAGACCATAATGTAACACTAGTAATAACTGACATAGTTGAAATGAAACAAGGGGCTGTTAAGCAGCCTGTAAAAGATTGGAGAGATCCGCTATATCGCAAGAATCAGCTTGCAAATACACCAACATATTTGCGGCCAAATGTTAAGGAAGTTTTTATGTCAATGCAAACTCGTGTAAAACGAGAGCTGCAAAATATAGCTACTGAAACTCACACGAAAACAGAAGATGGTGACGAAAATTTACCTGTGCCcgaaaaacaatcaatgaaTACGCAGCCCATAATTCGAAAAGAAGCATGGGTAAAACCAGCACAGATGCATCTAGAGTTTCAatcaaaaaaagtaaaagaagaaatcgattccgacgctGAAGAATCAATATTAATCCAAGAGGGCATAAAGTCACGTGCTCCAAAAGTAAACTTTATCACACAACAAAGAAAAAGTGGTTTCACGCCATCAGACACTCTGGAAAGAACGAATGATAAGTTGATACAAGAGTTGTATAAGAAACCACAGAGAAGTCTGAACTATGAACATCCATGGACATATGATTCATTTATGGCCACATCTCAATCTCCGATGTATCCTCAAATTCACAACAAGTACGATTCATTTCATCGTGACATGATTAACCGCATGCATCCTCCAGCACCGCATCACTTTGACCATTACTACGAGCGTCGGCATGACGTAGAATACGATTCGTATTTCCCTCGATACAAATTTccttattattactattatccGGATATGCGTTATGACGTTCCGTTGCACTATAGAGATAGGAACAATCTTTACCCAACTGAACAGTTGACACGCGCCATTCCTTCATATAACAGACCTTTGCCAACCACCGTGGTTCCGCCAACAATGCGTAATCGTCGTATAATATATTTCGCAACATTGCCGGAAATAGTCCGTAAACATCCAAAAGAGAACATCATGAACGATCGTTTATATCAAGGAGATCGATATAGTACTTATACTATGAAATATTTCTATCCCTCGAGCGCCTACAAATATCCTCGGcctgcaaaaaaagcaaacaaagatGATAAGTACGTCAGTTCGAAGCCAATAAAAATTGTACGTGAGGCAGATGTCATTGAAAATAGACAATCTTCAATAAGAGATCTACAGAAAATTAATCTAGAGCTACAACCAAAAACATCGGCTAACTTTCGAGGATGA